A portion of the Cherax quadricarinatus isolate ZL_2023a chromosome 21, ASM3850222v1, whole genome shotgun sequence genome contains these proteins:
- the LOC138853056 gene encoding uncharacterized protein: MEKDFVSRTRLLNKDAFTHFARTPGTVSQTDTRLESLSNSFVRSASKEYTSEVQVLNLHPVREEVMTALARRGGRRGIGRGTVAPKSIDELYWMLPGAIPDS; encoded by the exons GACTTCGTGTCCCGCACTCGGCTGCTCAACAAAGACGCCTTCACGCACTTTGCCCGCACCCCAG GAACTGTCAGCCAGACTGATACCCGCTTGGAGTCCCTCAGCAACTCCTTTGTAAGATCGGCATCTAAGgagtacacgagcgaagtgcaagtGTTGAACCTTCACCCGGTGCGAGAGGAGGTGATGACGGCTCTTGCACGACGCGGAGGGAGGCGAGGAATCGGAAGAGGGACGGTCGCTCCGAAGAGCATAGATGAGCTCTACTGGATGCTACCTGGAGCCATTCCAGATAGCTAA